The following proteins come from a genomic window of Pirellula staleyi DSM 6068:
- a CDS encoding sigma-54 dependent transcriptional regulator has translation MDYSGSRRPLRILVIDDDPLVARFVQSIKTLPTFELICCRTLAEARRQSLSRLDTVLLDQGLPDGEGLSLLDEIRACDPHLPVLFITAQVGSRTAIEAMKRGAFDYLTKPLDLAALARQLELTLEARRLTRTPVVIARAGETPDDVSDVLVGNSAAMSAVYKAIGRAASSDAPILLVGEMGVGKLLAARAIRQHSARASEAFRVVACNGVSLEQLELQLFGDDHTAGKLEQCARGIVVIEDIDLAPLSIQTRLLQHLLPGSFPSESDKPRTVAPAENASLSTPRIIATTSQNLEEMVGRSLFRSELYYLLRTITITLPPLRLRREDIPPLVDHFISRMAHLSPQYNISNVRVSPPALAMLVNHDWPGNLDELQSVIRHALMESTGAVVASDTLQRLLKNQPTLVHAPTHATSEATTTHWRSFVADHVFHEKNDLYADAIAEMERQVIALVLEETKGNIAHAARLLGITRGSLRKKARTHDLLAKHVADLGDDQEEPATDAPSPISLDTPQQ, from the coding sequence ATGGACTATTCGGGGAGTCGACGACCGTTACGCATCCTCGTCATTGACGACGATCCTCTCGTTGCGCGCTTCGTGCAATCGATTAAGACCTTACCGACCTTTGAATTGATCTGCTGTCGTACGCTCGCCGAAGCCCGCCGGCAATCGCTGTCGCGGCTCGACACCGTTCTGCTCGACCAAGGTTTGCCCGATGGCGAAGGGCTTTCGCTGCTCGACGAGATTCGCGCTTGCGATCCCCATTTGCCGGTTCTGTTCATCACCGCCCAGGTTGGAAGCCGGACCGCGATCGAAGCCATGAAGCGCGGCGCGTTTGATTACCTCACCAAGCCACTCGATCTCGCCGCGCTTGCGCGTCAGCTAGAACTGACCCTCGAAGCGCGCCGACTGACGCGCACGCCAGTGGTGATTGCGCGCGCTGGTGAAACGCCCGATGATGTCAGCGATGTACTCGTTGGCAATAGCGCTGCAATGTCGGCTGTGTACAAAGCGATCGGTCGCGCTGCTTCGAGCGATGCCCCGATTCTGCTGGTCGGCGAAATGGGGGTCGGGAAACTCCTGGCCGCACGTGCGATTCGCCAGCATAGCGCGCGAGCATCTGAAGCGTTTCGCGTCGTCGCTTGCAACGGCGTTTCGCTCGAGCAACTCGAGCTGCAACTTTTTGGCGACGATCACACAGCTGGCAAGCTCGAGCAATGTGCCCGCGGTATCGTAGTGATCGAGGATATCGATCTTGCGCCGCTGTCGATTCAAACCCGTCTGCTGCAGCACTTGCTTCCCGGTAGCTTTCCGAGCGAATCGGATAAACCGCGAACCGTAGCCCCCGCCGAGAACGCCAGTCTCTCGACGCCACGGATCATTGCCACCACTTCGCAAAACCTGGAAGAGATGGTTGGCCGTTCACTTTTTCGATCAGAACTCTACTACCTGCTCCGCACGATCACGATTACACTTCCGCCGCTGCGACTCCGTCGCGAAGATATTCCTCCACTGGTCGATCACTTCATCAGCCGCATGGCTCACCTCAGTCCGCAGTACAACATCTCGAACGTCCGTGTTTCTCCCCCTGCGCTCGCCATGCTGGTGAATCACGACTGGCCCGGCAATCTCGACGAATTACAAAGTGTGATTCGTCACGCGCTGATGGAGAGTACCGGCGCGGTGGTCGCTTCCGATACGCTGCAGCGGCTTCTTAAAAACCAGCCTACGCTTGTGCATGCGCCGACTCATGCAACGAGCGAAGCGACCACCACTCACTGGCGCAGTTTTGTCGCCGATCACGTTTTTCACGAGAAAAACGATCTCTACGCCGATGCGATTGCCGAGATGGAGCGGCAGGTGATTGCCTTGGTCCTCGAAGAGACCAAAGGGAACATTGCCCACGCAGCGCGGCTGCTCGGCATCACCCGTGGCAGTTTACGAAAGAAGGCTCGCACACACGATCTGCTGGCTAAACATGTGGCCGATTTGGGCGATGACCAAGAGGAACCTGCCACCGATGCGCCATCACCGATCAGCCTGGATACGCCGCAACAATGA
- a CDS encoding alginate export family protein: protein MRAQASIVSLLACTFAAFPGVALAQISATPEPAVVAVAEEYNTGYAAAASPVLEPTTEPGLDYFAPQAESESLPSDVAAYDLSAASSSNAEMAPADAAKKQADLKKAVGSAYAPLFFNNKFDYINNPLYSDWYPGDALKRMPVGDCMTLDIGGQYRMRQHSERNFRGLGLTGRDDDFLLHRTRLFANLTYGDHIRVYAEAIDADSNYENFAPRPIEVNRADMLNLFVDFKLFDCDTQSLTARVGRQELLYGSQRLVSPLDWANTRRTFEGLNFLWRGEDWNADFFYVEPVQTDPIHFDSAIDEQEFFGVYATYKAIKDQTIDLFALQYNNASAPKNFQYTTLGSRWQGSVDSWLWETEGGVQFGENSDGSDHSAGYWTLGGGRKFDHCWKPTLWVYYDWASGGDVLGAGNGFDHLFPLAHKYLGFMDLFARSNIESPNVQLTFSPREKINMTVWYHYLFLETTGDTPYNVNMTPFKSGNAPPSSDLGHEIDFTVQYVINPRMDVLFGYSHFFAGDYYKLSPVGPVAPSGTPGVPYAGDASFFYTQFTWNF, encoded by the coding sequence ATGCGTGCGCAAGCCTCTATTGTTTCGCTACTTGCCTGCACTTTCGCGGCATTTCCCGGCGTCGCTTTGGCCCAAATCTCGGCGACGCCTGAGCCGGCCGTCGTTGCCGTCGCCGAAGAGTACAACACAGGCTACGCTGCTGCCGCTAGCCCAGTGCTGGAGCCCACCACCGAGCCCGGGCTCGACTATTTTGCCCCCCAGGCCGAAAGCGAATCGCTCCCCTCAGACGTTGCTGCCTACGACCTGTCAGCCGCGTCGAGTTCCAATGCAGAGATGGCTCCCGCCGACGCTGCGAAGAAGCAAGCCGACCTGAAAAAAGCAGTCGGGAGCGCCTACGCCCCTCTCTTCTTCAACAACAAATTCGACTACATCAACAACCCGCTTTACTCCGACTGGTATCCCGGTGATGCCCTGAAACGGATGCCGGTGGGTGATTGCATGACGCTCGACATCGGCGGCCAGTATCGGATGCGTCAGCATAGCGAGCGAAACTTTCGTGGCCTCGGCCTCACTGGCCGCGACGACGACTTCTTGCTCCATCGCACGCGGCTGTTTGCCAACCTCACTTATGGCGATCACATTCGGGTCTATGCCGAAGCGATCGATGCCGATTCGAACTACGAAAACTTCGCCCCCCGGCCGATCGAAGTGAATCGGGCCGACATGCTCAATCTGTTCGTCGATTTCAAACTGTTCGACTGCGACACGCAGTCGCTGACGGCACGCGTCGGACGTCAAGAATTGCTGTATGGATCGCAGCGTTTGGTTTCCCCTCTCGACTGGGCCAATACGCGGCGCACGTTCGAAGGGCTCAATTTTCTCTGGCGCGGTGAAGACTGGAACGCAGACTTCTTCTACGTCGAGCCGGTGCAAACCGATCCGATCCACTTCGATTCGGCAATCGACGAGCAAGAGTTTTTTGGGGTCTACGCCACCTACAAAGCGATCAAAGATCAAACGATCGACCTGTTCGCGCTGCAGTACAACAATGCCAGTGCGCCGAAGAATTTTCAGTACACCACACTTGGCAGCCGCTGGCAGGGATCGGTCGACAGCTGGCTGTGGGAAACAGAAGGGGGTGTCCAGTTCGGCGAGAACAGCGACGGCTCTGATCATTCGGCAGGATACTGGACTCTCGGCGGCGGCCGGAAATTCGACCACTGCTGGAAACCAACGCTGTGGGTCTACTACGACTGGGCCAGCGGAGGGGATGTGCTGGGAGCAGGCAATGGCTTTGACCACCTGTTTCCCTTGGCCCACAAGTACCTCGGTTTCATGGATCTGTTTGCTCGCAGCAATATCGAATCGCCCAACGTTCAGCTGACCTTCTCGCCACGTGAGAAGATCAACATGACGGTCTGGTATCACTACCTGTTCCTGGAAACGACTGGTGACACCCCTTACAACGTGAACATGACCCCGTTTAAGTCGGGCAACGCGCCTCCCAGCAGCGACCTGGGACATGAAATCGACTTCACCGTGCAGTATGTGATCAATCCACGGATGGATGTGCTGTTTGGCTACTCGCACTTCTTTGCGGGGGACTACTACAAGCTCTCGCCAGTGGGTCCTGTGGCTCCTTCCGGTACACCTGGTGTGCCCTATGCGGGAGACGCCAGTTTCTTCTACACGCAGTTCACCTGGAACTTCTGA
- a CDS encoding ABC transporter substrate-binding protein, with protein MSKSAPRPLQSPALQSSQVSRRSFLAAAAAVSGSTLIAGCGVPAADASASADVGAVPAGTIAGEAPEVTDLNFGIIALTDCSPIVIAHEKGLFKKYGINSTVRKGASWAAIRDSLSNGDIHATHMLFGMPIASTMGLLGSPKRPMVIPWIMNRNGQAISLKASLKGKVAADPKALKPIVAAAAAAGTPMTFAMTFPPGTHAMWMRYFLAAGGINPDRDIALATIPPPQMVANMKIDKMDGFCVGEPWNARAIQDGIGYTAITTQEMWPDHPEKVCAFTGEFAEQNPKTVKAVLKALHEASVWLDDLGNRPEQAKIVSAPTYINGPQEIIQGRLLGDYDYGDGRTKKDDHYMIFSSRHCNYPQQKYVKWWLSQFRRWGMVDEAPDYDGVCQQVLRPDLYNEAMQEIGFQHPGEDSTPETLFDGVTFDPAKPEEYALSFQVHSRKDG; from the coding sequence ATGTCGAAATCAGCGCCTCGCCCCCTGCAGTCCCCTGCTCTGCAATCCAGCCAAGTCTCCCGCCGCAGCTTTCTCGCTGCTGCCGCTGCTGTCAGTGGTTCGACTCTCATCGCGGGCTGCGGAGTTCCTGCCGCCGATGCCTCTGCGTCGGCCGACGTCGGTGCTGTTCCCGCCGGAACCATCGCTGGTGAAGCACCCGAGGTCACCGATCTCAACTTCGGCATCATTGCTCTCACCGATTGCTCGCCAATTGTGATCGCCCACGAAAAGGGGCTCTTCAAAAAATACGGCATCAACTCCACCGTTCGCAAAGGGGCCAGTTGGGCCGCGATTCGCGACTCGCTCTCCAACGGCGACATTCACGCCACCCACATGCTGTTTGGCATGCCGATCGCCTCGACGATGGGGCTCCTCGGTTCCCCCAAACGGCCGATGGTGATTCCTTGGATCATGAATCGCAACGGACAAGCGATTTCTCTCAAGGCTTCGCTCAAAGGCAAAGTCGCCGCCGATCCAAAAGCTTTGAAGCCGATCGTCGCTGCTGCTGCAGCTGCAGGGACTCCGATGACCTTCGCCATGACGTTTCCTCCCGGAACGCATGCCATGTGGATGCGCTACTTCCTGGCGGCAGGTGGGATTAATCCCGATCGCGATATCGCTTTGGCCACCATTCCGCCACCCCAAATGGTAGCCAACATGAAGATCGACAAGATGGATGGCTTCTGCGTTGGCGAGCCTTGGAATGCTCGCGCCATTCAAGACGGCATTGGCTATACCGCCATCACCACCCAAGAGATGTGGCCCGACCATCCCGAAAAAGTGTGCGCTTTCACGGGGGAATTTGCAGAGCAGAACCCCAAGACGGTGAAGGCAGTTCTTAAAGCGCTCCACGAAGCGAGTGTATGGCTCGATGACCTCGGCAACCGTCCCGAGCAAGCCAAGATCGTTTCGGCTCCCACGTACATCAATGGCCCGCAAGAGATCATTCAGGGGCGTTTGCTCGGGGACTACGACTACGGCGATGGACGCACGAAAAAAGACGATCACTACATGATCTTCAGCAGCCGCCACTGTAACTATCCGCAGCAGAAATATGTGAAGTGGTGGCTGTCGCAGTTCCGTCGCTGGGGGATGGTCGACGAGGCTCCCGACTACGACGGAGTCTGCCAGCAGGTCCTCCGCCCCGATCTTTACAACGAAGCGATGCAAGAGATCGGTTTTCAGCATCCGGGCGAAGACTCCACCCCCGAGACACTCTTCGACGGTGTGACTTTCGACCCCGCGAAGCCCGAGGAATATGCCCTCTCGTTCCAGGTCCATAGCCGGAAAGATGGCTAG